CGATTCCTCAAATCGATGCCTTTGATTCTTCAGGCTATACGCTTGAGGAACTTAAGATGATTAATGAAACAAAAAAAATCTTTAATATGAATGATTTACATGTATCAGCGACATGTGTACGAATCCCGGTTGTATCAGGCCATTCCGAATCAATTTATTTTGAAGTTGATAAGACAGGTGTTTCTGTTGATGATATTCGTTCCGCACTAGCCAATGCACCTGGAATTGTAGTTCAAGATGATGCAAAAACGCAAAACTATCCAATGCCTTTATTTTCAGAAGGCAAGGACGATGTTTTCGTTGGGCGTCTACGGAAAGACCCGGATCATCCAGCAGGATTTCATATGTGGGTTGTGACGGATAATCTTATTAAAGGCGCTGCATTGAATTCAGTGCAAATTGCAGAAACTCTCTTGGCAACCGTGAAGAAATGACTACAATGAAAGAGGGATATTAGTATGGAACTTGGACGAATATCTACGGCGATGGTTACCCCGTTTTCATCAACGGGCGCCATCGATTTTGAAAAGACAAAGACGCTGATTGAACATCTTATTGCAAATGGAACAGATTCATTGGTCGTTTGCGGAACAACAGGTGAATCCCCTGCGTTAACAGCTAAAGAAAAGGAAGAACTCCTTTCATTTACAATGGAAACGGTGAATAAGCGAATTCCTGTTATTGCCGGAACTGGTTCGAATGCAACTGCTGAGTCAATTGAAAGCACGATTACGGCTGAGCAGGTCGGCGTCGATGGCATTATGCTTGTGACACCTTATTATAATAAGCCGAATCAGAAGGGATTGTACGCTCACTTTTCAACAATAGCCGAGAAAACAAGTCTTCCAATACTGTTGTACAATATCCCAGGACGTTCCGTTATTAATATGACTCCGGAAACGACAATTGCTTTATCGAAAGTGAAGAACATTCGTGCAGTAAAAGAAGCAAGTGGGGACCTCGAACAAATGGCGGCAATTATTGAAGGAATGGACGCTGGATTTAAAGTTTATAGTGGGGACGACGGGCTAACCTTGCCACTTCTTGCGATTGGCGGAAATGGTGTTGTTTCAGTAGCGTCACATGTCGTCGGAAATGAAATGCAGAAAATGATTACCGCATTTAATGAAGGACGTACACAAGAAGCGGCTCGCATGCACCGGGCGTTACTTCCATTGTTTCAAGAATTATTTGCTGCGCCAAATCCTGTACCAGTGAAATATGCATTGCAAAAAAACAATATTGACACTGGTGGCGTTCGGTTACCATTAATCGGGTATAACGAAGAAAATATGGCCTTTGATAAAGTATGGGCAAAGGTCAAAAACAGTGAACATATTTTTGTTTGACGAAAGCCGGTCTAGGAAACCGGCTTTTTTTGTTTGTACAAGAACGTTTCGTCCCGTATAATGAATCATAGTCGATATGGACGGGAAGTAGAAATAGGAGGAACAAAATTGACAAAAACAAAAAATGAACTAATACGAATTATTCCCCTTGGAGGGGTAGGAGAAATTGGGAAAGCGATGTATGTCGTTGAAATCGATGAAGAATTATTTATCGTTGATTCAGGACTCATGTTCCCTGAACGAGAAATGCTTGGAATCGATATCGTCATACCTGATCTTACATACGTTGAGGAAAACAAAGAACGCGTGAAAGGAATATTCCTGACGCATGGACATGAAGACGCGATTGGTTCACTAGCGTACTTATTACAAGTCGTGCAAGCGCCGGTATACGGATCGAAACTTACATTAGCGTTAGCGAAAGAGCATTTAAAAGAAATGCCTGCACCAGCATCCGTTCGCTTTTTTGAAGTGACAAACAAAAGCAGAATGAACTTTAATCGCACACACGTGACATTTTTCAATACGACTCATAGTATTCCTGATTCATTGGGAATCGTATTTAACACGAGTGAAGGTGCAATTGTTCACACTGGAGAGTTTAAGTTTGACCAGGCAGCAAAGGGAAAATATCGTCCAGATATCGGAAAAATGGCGAATTTAGGAGATGAAGGCGTCTTTATTTTAATGTCTGATTCTTCCGAAGCAGAGAGACCCGGATATACAACATCTGAATCTGTCATTGAAAAACAATTATCGCAAACATTTCATGCTGCAGAAGGTCGAATATTGGTTGCGTTATATGCATCCAACTTTATTCGAATTCAACAAGTGTTGGACACAGCATTTGAGACAGGCAAGAAAGTGGCCGTTGTCGGAAAGAGTCTTGAAAGCTACTTCGAGGTTGGCGTTAATCTAGGTTATTTAACGACTGAAGACGATGTCGTCATCCCTGTTAATGAATTAGAGAAATATGAAGATGATCAAGTTGTCATTATCGTCACTGGCAATAAAGGTGAACCATTGGATGCCCTGGAGAAAATCGTCAGAAAGCATCATGGCGATGTTCGCATTAAAGATACAGACACGGTTCTAATAACATTTACACCATCACCTGGTATGGAAGTATCGATGTACGAAACGATGAATGAGTTAGCTAAAAACGGTGCGACAGTATTGACGTCAAGCAAAAAAGTTCACGTTTCCGGACACGGTAGCCAAGAAGATTTGAAGCTTATGTTAAACTTGATGAAACCTAAATATTTCATCCCGATTCAAGGTGAATATCGCATGCTTATGGCGCATTCAAAACTAGCGCAAGAGGTCGGTATGCAAAAGACGAGCATATTTATAGCTGATAAAGGCGATATTGTAGAATATAAAAGCGGTAAAATGCGTATGAGCGGACGCGTGCAAGCCGGTAACGTATTAATTGACGGTATTGGTGTTGGCGACGTTGGAAATATTGTTCTCAGAGACCGTAAATTATTATCGCAAGATGGCATATTTACAGTTGTCGTGACGCTGAGTCGTAAAGATAAGCGTATAGCAGCAGGTCCTGAAATCGTTTCTCGCGGATTTGTCTATGTGCGTGAATCTGAGGAACTTCTTGATGAAGCAACTAAACTAGTTACAAAAATAGTTGAGAAACATGTGACTAAAAAGTCGTTTGAATGGACAGGGATAAAGCAAGAGATCCGTGACACGCTTAGCTCGTTCCTATTCCAACAAACGAAACGACGTCCAATGATCATACCAATTATTATGGAATACTAATCGAAACGCCAAATTAGGATCTAACCGCTCCGAAGGGTTTCCTTGCCGTCTGACCGGCGGGAAATCCTTTTTTTCAAGAAAGGAGGAGAAAATATGTCTAGAAAAAGAAAGGGAAAACGAAACGCGAATCAACGGAAAAAGAAACAACCGGGTTTGCATCCATTGTTGTATGAAGTGATTGGTCTTGCGATGATTGGTTTAGCCGTTATTATTATGTTTGAATTCGGACCGGCGGGAAGAGGTCTATCATCAGCCACGAGGTTTTTGTTTGGAAACTTGCATATTGCAATTCCATTTCTTTTAATTGTACAAGCTCTTATATTTATGATTATGCGAAAAGTGGGTGGATGGAAAAATCGGATAATGGGCGGAAGCTTGTTTATTCTTGCAAGCTTACTACTCTTTAGCCATGTT
This genomic window from Sporosarcina sp. Marseille-Q4063 contains:
- the dapA gene encoding 4-hydroxy-tetrahydrodipicolinate synthase — encoded protein: MELGRISTAMVTPFSSTGAIDFEKTKTLIEHLIANGTDSLVVCGTTGESPALTAKEKEELLSFTMETVNKRIPVIAGTGSNATAESIESTITAEQVGVDGIMLVTPYYNKPNQKGLYAHFSTIAEKTSLPILLYNIPGRSVINMTPETTIALSKVKNIRAVKEASGDLEQMAAIIEGMDAGFKVYSGDDGLTLPLLAIGGNGVVSVASHVVGNEMQKMITAFNEGRTQEAARMHRALLPLFQELFAAPNPVPVKYALQKNNIDTGGVRLPLIGYNEENMAFDKVWAKVKNSEHIFV
- a CDS encoding ribonuclease J translates to MTKTKNELIRIIPLGGVGEIGKAMYVVEIDEELFIVDSGLMFPEREMLGIDIVIPDLTYVEENKERVKGIFLTHGHEDAIGSLAYLLQVVQAPVYGSKLTLALAKEHLKEMPAPASVRFFEVTNKSRMNFNRTHVTFFNTTHSIPDSLGIVFNTSEGAIVHTGEFKFDQAAKGKYRPDIGKMANLGDEGVFILMSDSSEAERPGYTTSESVIEKQLSQTFHAAEGRILVALYASNFIRIQQVLDTAFETGKKVAVVGKSLESYFEVGVNLGYLTTEDDVVIPVNELEKYEDDQVVIIVTGNKGEPLDALEKIVRKHHGDVRIKDTDTVLITFTPSPGMEVSMYETMNELAKNGATVLTSSKKVHVSGHGSQEDLKLMLNLMKPKYFIPIQGEYRMLMAHSKLAQEVGMQKTSIFIADKGDIVEYKSGKMRMSGRVQAGNVLIDGIGVGDVGNIVLRDRKLLSQDGIFTVVVTLSRKDKRIAAGPEIVSRGFVYVRESEELLDEATKLVTKIVEKHVTKKSFEWTGIKQEIRDTLSSFLFQQTKRRPMIIPIIMEY